Below is a genomic region from Populus trichocarpa isolate Nisqually-1 chromosome 15, P.trichocarpa_v4.1, whole genome shotgun sequence.
CCAAAATTTTGGGATAacgattatatatttttctaatcctTCAAAAATAAATCCTAGTACTAATCTCTTGGCTGCCCCACGTTGGCACCCAAAAGAATTGTTCCCACCAGCTACGAAATCCAACATTCTATTGCCTGGGCTGTGTAGCCCACAATTTTGTTATGGGCTCCTTCGTGTAGAAAGCATTTAAtcaaaaaatctcaaatgaatccaagaaaaaaaaaagtttttgagttTAGATTTTTCAGGtgattttaaggtaaaaaactattttagtaAAATTTTCTTTACCAAATGAAATTATTGACACCAAAATTAATGTCAAAGTAAATGTTTTCTCTACGgctaaaatcttttaattttttttttctttttcaaactagtgactaaaaataaaaaaataaattttactataggaacctaataaaatataatttgaaaaataaaggattaaattgaacttTTAGTGTGAACTCTGTACCCACCATTCATTTTTTGTGCCTTTTCTACGGTGattctctttctttcaatcttgttcttggtcaaaaaatttaaataatttatattttaatttgacctaAAAGAatgcaatcaataaaaaaaaaattgaggataaagtaaaaaaaataagcccACAGTAAAATaggaaaatatgagaaaatgaacaatatttttttggcacAGTGATTTCCCTACCATGTTTAGTGTTTCGTTAATAGTATATGGCCAAGATCACCACAGCCTCATCATTAGACATGTCCAGTATGTGCTTCTTATCACCTTTAATTTGCAGTATATCCACTGAATTAGACGATTTTACTTATTTTCCAAACCAAAACGTCTTTGACTCAAATTAGGAAGCAAAATGTCTCTCTTAGGACAGTTTCTTAGTTTGGTAGTAAATACTGTTTATAGGTATTGCAAGGGCTTAAGTGCTTGCCTAACTTCTAAACAACTCTTACCAAACAAAAACGAGTGTAAGGAGCCCCGAGTTCCCCGTTTATTTAAGGCTTTTCTCTTCTTATGTTGcctataattatttgaaaactcCCATAAAATATAGCCAAGATAAGATCTAGTCGCAAAAATGAGCACAGGCAAAGTTACAGGCATTGCGGCATTCGTCATCCTTCTCCTTGTGTCCACCACTGCTGGTTCTAAGGACACAAGTCCAATACCAGGCGAACCATCCAGCCTGAACTCCTGGTTCCATGCCAATGTCAAGTCCTACACACAACGTAACGGCACCCTAGACCCTGCCCTTGAAACTGCCGAGGCTAAACCGAAAACCATTAGGGTCAGAAAAGATGGAAGTGGTGATTTCAAAACCCTGACCGGCGCTGTTAGAAGTATTTCGTCGGGGAATACTCAACGAGTAATCGTCGATATCGGTTCCGGAGTCTACAATGAAAAGATccaaattgagaaagaaaagccTTTCGTTACGTTTAAAGGATCGGCTAGTAGCATGCCAACCTTGACTTTTGCTGGCACGGCTAGGGTATACGGAACTGTTTATAGCGCCACCTTGCAAGTTGATTCTGATTATTTTGTAGCTTCTAATATCATTATTAAGGTAAGGATTACTCAACATAATGTTGCCCACATTTCTCTgtttatcttcttttatttaaggTTAATGCTTTCTGTAatgtcataaataaaattttatggaaTTGTTGGGTTAGAATTCTTCGCCGAGGCCGAGTGGGAAATTGAAAGAACAGGCAGTTGCTTTGAGAATTGGTGGAGACAAGGCTGCTTTCTATAATTGCAGACTCATTGGGTTTCAAGACACGTTGTGTGACGACAAGGGACGCCATTTTTTCAAGGATTGTTACATTGAAGGCACTGTTGATTTCATTTTCGGAAGCGGAAAGTCCCTGTACTTGGTAACCTCCAAAAATTAACTCTAATTCAAAATTAAGTAATAGCCCGTTTAAAATCTTGAGCATTTAAAGTTggtttgaaatttattaatggCGAATTAACTAATGTAGGGAACGGCGATAAATGTACTAGCAGACCAAGGATTGGCAGTGATCACTGCACAGGCAAGAAATAAAGAAGATGATACTGGATTTTCTTTTGTTCATTGCAAAGTAAATGGAATTGGCAAGTGGGCATTTTTAGGACGTGCATGGACAGAAAGACCTCGGGTGGTGTTTGCTTTCACCACCATGAGCAGTGTGGTCAACCCTGGTGGATGGTCCGATAATCAGCACCCTGAACGAGACAGGTAAACTGAttccatctttatttttttaaggttaatttGGTATTGTggatatgattgttttttaaaatatgttttatttaaaaaat
It encodes:
- the LOC7456677 gene encoding putative pectinesterase 63, whose amino-acid sequence is MSTGKVTGIAAFVILLLVSTTAGSKDTSPIPGEPSSLNSWFHANVKSYTQRNGTLDPALETAEAKPKTIRVRKDGSGDFKTLTGAVRSISSGNTQRVIVDIGSGVYNEKIQIEKEKPFVTFKGSASSMPTLTFAGTARVYGTVYSATLQVDSDYFVASNIIIKNSSPRPSGKLKEQAVALRIGGDKAAFYNCRLIGFQDTLCDDKGRHFFKDCYIEGTVDFIFGSGKSLYLGTAINVLADQGLAVITAQARNKEDDTGFSFVHCKVNGIGKWAFLGRAWTERPRVVFAFTTMSSVVNPGGWSDNQHPERDRIVSFGEYKCKGPGSNPSGRVKFSRQLTPQQVKPFLSLAYIEGSKWLLPPPN